In Betaproteobacteria bacterium, the genomic window GAGGTCGCAGTCGAGCCGCTTCGCCACAGCGCGCGCGCGCACCACGCCGCCGACGTCGGGTGATACGACGATCATGTGCCGGTATTCGTGCTTCCAGAGGTCTGCCAGCAGTATCGGCGTGGCATAGACGTTGTCGACGGGGATGTCGAAGAAACCCTGGATCTGGTCCGAGTGCAAGTCCATCGTCAGCACGCGGTCGACGCCGACGCTGGTCAGCATGTTGGCGACGACCTTGGCCGTGATCGGCACGCGCGCCGAACGCGGACGGCGGTCCTGGCGGGCGTAGCCCAGATACGGGATCGCCGTCGTGATACGGCCGGCCGAGGCGCGCTTCAGCGCATCGACGATCACCAGCACTTCCATCAGATTGTCGTTGGTCGGCGCACAGGTCGACTGCAGGACGAAGACGTCCTTGCCGCGGACATTCTCCAGGATCTCCACCTGCACCTCGCCGTCGCTGAAGCGACCCACGTTTGCGCGCCCGAGGTGGATGTGCAGGTGACGCACGACATCCTCCGCAAGCTTCGGGTTCCCGTTGCCGGTGAACACCATCAGGCTGTCGTAAGCCATCTCAGCTCAGGAGAGAGTTCGGGGTGGGGAGATCGGCTCGGTGCGCGACGGGCGTGCAGCGCGGCATCACGACGCCCATGTTGCGCACCGCGCCGCCAGCACGAGCGCGGGGCTGGGGAGGTAGGGATCGAACCTACGAATGCCGGAATCAAAATCCGGTGCCTTACCACTTGGCGACTCCCCAATCTGATCAATCAGCAAGGTTGTGCAGGGGATGCCGATCAAGGCCCTGCGCCACGAATCCGCTCATCGCAGGCGGCAGCAGCTTCGCCACCCGCCGCGCCGCATCCTCTGAATCGAACTCCGCGAACACACAGGCACCCGACCCCGTGAGCGCACTGAAACACGCCTCGCGTGCTTCGCGCCGCAGCCAGTCGAGGTGCGCGCCGACTTCCGGATAGGCGCGACACACGACGGCTTCCAGGTCGTTCTGACCCCGCACAGCCGAAAAGGCCGTAATTGTGACGGGCGGCGAGTTTCGTGTCAAATCAGGGTCTTCGAACACTTTCCGGGTCGCCACCGCAAGCGGCGGGACCAGCACGAGATACCACGCCGGCCGCAGGTGAATCGGCTGCAGTCGCTCGCCGATCCCTTCGCCGAAGGCGCTTTCGCCGAAGATGAAGACCGGCACATCGGCACCCAGCCGCACGCCCAGTTCCGCCAGTTCGTGCCGCGCAAGGCGCAGGTCCCAGATGCGGTTGAGGGCGAGGAGCACCGTCGCCGCATCCGAGCTGCCGCCGCCCAGGCCACCGCCCACCGGCAGCCGTTTCTGCACCCGGATCTCCACCCCGCGGGACACGCGCGCCTCCGTCTGCAGAAGCTGCGCCGCCCTGATGCAGATGTCCTCCTCGGCGGGGATGCCGACGACGTTGTTCGCGCGCCGGATGCGCCCGTCCTGGCGCGTGCGAAACTGCAGCACGTCACCGTGATCGATGAAGCGGAACACCGTCTGCAGCAGATGGTAACCGTCGGGACGGCGCCCCGTCACATGCAGGAAGAGGTTGAGCTTTGCCGGAGCGGGGTAGGTTACGAGTGATTCGTCCATGGCGTGGTCGCGCGCGAGGCGGCAAGGATAACGCGACCGCGCGCCGCTGTGAGCATGCGACACGACGCGCCCGCGTCAGGACTGCACCTGCCAGCGATCCACCACCAGGCGCAGCTGCAGGTCACCGTATTCCAGATAGATGAGAGCTGGAAGCGCGCCCCACTCGGTATCCTGATAGCGGCGGTATTCGATGGTCCAGCCGTCCTGCACGAGGCGCGTCAGGCGTCCGCTTGCCGGTTCGCGCTCGACGCGTTGCGGCTGACTGCCCGGTGCCGGACGACCGACGACCCAGTATTCGAGTCCAGCCAGCGGCAGGTCCCAGCCGAGCGCGCCGCGCGTGAGTTCTTCCGCGCTCGCTGCCCGTCGCGGCGGCTCGTGACCGGCGGTGAGCTCGACACCGGACGCATCGCGCACCAGCATGGCGACGCTGCTGCCGAGCGGCGACGAAAACCAGAGCTCGTCCGACTGCGGCGTGTGCACCCAGCGCAGCAGCCCCGACATGCCCTGTTCGCCGTTGCGGACGCCGATGCGACCGTTGAGCTCGAAGGTGACGCGGTCCGGGGCGAGCCGCGCTGGCGCGCGGTCGGGCGCGATGTCAGGCGCGGTGGCACAGGCAGCGAGGGCCAGCAGCAGCGCAGACGCCGCCCACTGCGCCAACCGGAGGCGCGGCCAGACGCGCCGGCGAATCAGGGCAGAAACCGCTTGACCGCGGCCTGCAGCGCTTCGTTGTCCGGATTGTCCTGCAGCGCCTGACGCCAGACCTTCTCCGCCTCGTCCTTCTGCCCCTGCGCCCAGAGCACCTCGCCCAGATGCGCGGCGATCTCCGGATCAGGGCGTTCGGCGAAGGCGCGCCGCAGATACACCAGCGCCTCCTTCGGCTGGCCGCGGCGGTAGAGCACCCAACCCTTGCTGTCGAGAATGAAGGGATCGTCGGGCGCGATCTTGAGCGCCTTGTCGATGTAGTCCTCCGCTTCCTTCAGGCGCTCGTTGCGATCGGCGAGCGTGTAGCCGAGCGCATTGTAGGCGTGCGCGTGATCGGGCTTGATGACGATGAGCTTCTTGAGATTCGCCTCGAGCACGTCGACGCGATTCACCTTCTCCGCCGCCATCGCGTAGTCATACAGCAGGTCCGGATAATTCGGCAGCTTGTCGAGCGAGCGGCCGAGGAGATCGTAGGCCTCCTGGTACTGGTTCTGATCGCGCAGGAGCTGCGCCTCGGCCTGGATCAGCTGCACGCGCTGCTGATTGTTCTGCACCGGCAGCTGCTGCAGATAGCGCCGCGCACCCGTGAGGTCGCCCTCCTTGGCGAGGACGCCGGCATAGCGCATCTGGGCCGGGATGTACTGGTCGCCGCGCCCGACCTCCTGGTACCAGCGCTTGGCGTCCTCGTAGTGCTTGCGCTCTTCGTCGACCTGCCCGAGATAGAGGCGGATGCTGTCGCCCTCCTTCGGGTTCTGGGTCAGCGCGCGCTTGAGCGTCTGCTCGGCGGCGGCGTAATCCTTCAACTCGATGGCGAGCAGCGCGACCGCCATGGTGACGTCGGCGTTCTGCGGGAAATCCCTGCCGAGTTGCTCGAACTCCTTGCGCGCTTCCTCGTAGTTGCGGTCGTTGACGAGCAGGCGCGCATAGTTGAGGCGCACGTCCTTCGCCTGCGGATACTCCTTGAGATAAGCCTTCCAGTACGCGAGCGCCTCGGCGTTGGAGCGGCGCTGCAGGACCTGGCCGCGTATCAGGGCGGCGAGTTCCCAGTCCGGTCGCAGCTTCGTCGCCTCTTCGGCCTCGCGCGCGGCGAGCGTCAGGTCATCGGCACCGAGGGCGGCTTGCGACACTGCGATATGGGCTTCGGCGACATTCGGATAGGGCTGCGCCAGCTCCCGCACCAGTTGCAGCGCGGCTTTGCGGTCGGCCGAGCGCGACAGCAGGCTGCTCAACTGCAGGAAGGCAGGGCCGACATTGGCCTTCTCTTCCCGCAGCAGCTTCTCCAGCAGCGGCTTCGCTTCGGTCAGCTTGTTCGAGTTGACGAGCAGTGCCGTCAATGCCTGCTGCGCGCGGACCGAGTCGGGATCGGTGGCGACCCAGATGCGCGCCGCTTCCAACGCCTGGTCCTGAGCGCGCGCAAAGAGCGCGACCTCGGTTGCGCGCTGCGCGATGCGCGGGTCCTGCGTCTTGCGCGCCATCTCCAGATAGGCCTGGGTGGCGACGTCGAGCCGACCCCGCTGGCCCGCCACTTCGCCGATCAGGAAACGGTACAGAATGTCGTTGGTCAGCTCCTGGTCCGGCAATGCGGGCGGCTTGGGCGTTGGCTCGGTCGGGATCGCGGCAGCCGGGGGCGGTTTCGCGGGGGACTCCGCAGCCGGCTTCTGCGGGCTTTGCGCGCACGCAGACAGGAAGAGCGCCAGCAGCGGTGCCGCGACCGCAACAGTTCGATTCATCGAGAGGATCCGAGAAGAAGGCAGAGGAATTAGAGGCACAGCAATGCGTCGAGGTTCGCGAAAAGCCCAGCGCGTTTCGCGAGACTGTATGAAACTCAACATATTAGGTATATTTACGCGCCCTTTCAATTGACGCCGGTCGCAACGCCCCGCCGTCGGTTACGGGTCTTCTGCTCACCGATGTCCGATTCCGCCCCAGCCCCCACCCTCGATGCCCGCGCGCTGTCGCGCAGCTTCGCCGGTCGGACAGTCGTGCGCGAGGTCGATCTCAAGGTCGATCGCGGTGAAGTGGTCGGCTTCCTCGGCCCCAACGGGGCGGGCAAGACGACCACCATGCAGATGCTCACCGGCAACTTGAGTCCGGGCGCCGGCCGCATCTCGATCTGCGGCGTGGATCTGCTGGAGGCGCCGGTGGCGGCCAAGCGCCACGTCGGATATCTGCCCGAGACGCCGCCGCTGTATCGCGAACTGAGCGTGAGCGAGTATCTGCAGCTTGCCGCGCGGCTGCGCCGGGTGCCGAAAGGCAAGATCACCGCGGCCGCGTCGAGTGCCGCCGAGCGCTGTGGGCTGGCGGCGGTGGGCAACCGTCTGATCGGCGCGCTCTCCAAGGGCTACCGGCAGCGGGTGGGCATCGCGCAGGCGATCGTCCACGACCCTGACCTCATCATCCTGGACGAGCCGACGGTGGGCCTCGATCCGAATCAGATCCGCGAGATCCGCGCCCTCATCCGCGAGCTGGGACGCGGGCGCGGCGTCATTCTGTCCACGCACATCCTGCCGGAAGTGGAAACCGTCTGCGACCGCGTGCAGATCATGCACGCGGGCAGCGTCGTCTACAGCGGCACGGTGCAGGCACTGCGCGCGCTGCGCGGTGGCCGCGCCCTGCTCGTCGGCCTGCGCCAGCCGCCGCCGCTGGCCGACCTGCGGGCACTGCCCGGTGTCGCGCACGTGGAGCTCACGGGCGCCGATCTATTCCGCATCGAGCCGGCAGCCGAGGCCGATCCGGGCGAGGAGATCGTGCGGCAGGCGGTGGCGCGCGGCTGGCGTCTTTTCCAGATCGCACCGGCGCAGGCGAGCCTGGAGGACATCTTCGCGCACCTCACGCAACGCGAAGATGCCGCGACCGCGGAGGCGAGTACATGATCCTGACCGTAGCCGCCAAGGAATGGCGGGCGCTCTTCGTGTCGCCGCTGGCGTGGGTCGTCCTCGCGTTCTTCCAGCTCGTGCTGGCGTGGATCTTCCTGTCGCGGCTCGATGCGTTTCTGTCCATCCAGAGCCAGCTCGTCGCGCTCGCCAATCCACCCGGAGCAACCGAGCTCATCATCTCGCCGGTTTTCGGCGTGGCGTCGATCGTTCTGGTGATGGCGGTGCCGCTGCTTTCGATGCGGCTGGTGGCGGAAGAGCGGCGCAACCACACCATGACGCTGCTCCTGTCGGCGCCGATCTCGATGACAGACATCGTGCTCGGCAAGTTTCTGGGCATCTTCGCCTTCCTGCTGCTGCCGATCCTCCTGATCGGCGCCATGGGCGCGTCGCTCGCCTGGGGCGGACGCCTGGACTGGGGTCTGGTGGCGTCCAACCTGATCGGCCTCGCGCTGGTCGCCGCGGGGCTTGCCGCCATCGGGCTCTTTGCCTCGTGCCTCACGGCGCATCCGGTCGTCGCTGCAGTGGCCGCGCTGGCGATTTCGCTCGCGCTCTGGATGGCCAATCTCGGCACCTCCGATCCGGCGAGCCCGCTGCACCTCGTGTCGCTGCTCAAGCACTTCGAGCCGTTCTCCAAGGGCGTCATCGACACGGCGAGCCTCGCCTACTTCGCGCTGCTGACCGGGCTCTTCCTGCTGCTCGCAATCCGCCGCCTCGACGCCGATCGGCTGCGGGGCTGAGCGCCAGGGGGCCCGACACGTGGAAGCCAGCCAACAGCTCCGTCGCCGACTGCTCCTGCAGAACGGCGTCTTCGTCGTTCTGCTGGTCGCGGCCGTCCTGCTGCTGGCAAAGCTCGCGCAGGACTACCGCGTGCAGTGGGACTTGACGCAGAACCGCCGGCATAC contains:
- a CDS encoding ribose-phosphate pyrophosphokinase, encoding MAYDSLMVFTGNGNPKLAEDVVRHLHIHLGRANVGRFSDGEVQVEILENVRGKDVFVLQSTCAPTNDNLMEVLVIVDALKRASAGRITTAIPYLGYARQDRRPRSARVPITAKVVANMLTSVGVDRVLTMDLHSDQIQGFFDIPVDNVYATPILLADLWKHEYRHMIVVSPDVGGVVRARAVAKRLDCDLAIIDKRRPRPNVATVMNIIGEVEGRTCVIMDDLVDTANTLCEAAEALKAQGAERVVAYCTHPVLSGRAVERVEASQLDQLVVTDTIPLRDDARRSQRIRCVSAAELIAETMLRISNEDSVSSLFME
- the ispE gene encoding 4-(cytidine 5'-diphospho)-2-C-methyl-D-erythritol kinase codes for the protein MDESLVTYPAPAKLNLFLHVTGRRPDGYHLLQTVFRFIDHGDVLQFRTRQDGRIRRANNVVGIPAEEDICIRAAQLLQTEARVSRGVEIRVQKRLPVGGGLGGGSSDAATVLLALNRIWDLRLARHELAELGVRLGADVPVFIFGESAFGEGIGERLQPIHLRPAWYLVLVPPLAVATRKVFEDPDLTRNSPPVTITAFSAVRGQNDLEAVVCRAYPEVGAHLDWLRREAREACFSALTGSGACVFAEFDSEDAARRVAKLLPPAMSGFVAQGLDRHPLHNLAD
- the lolB gene encoding outer membrane lipoprotein LolB, translating into MAQWAASALLLALAACATAPDIAPDRAPARLAPDRVTFELNGRIGVRNGEQGMSGLLRWVHTPQSDELWFSSPLGSSVAMLVRDASGVELTAGHEPPRRAASAEELTRGALGWDLPLAGLEYWVVGRPAPGSQPQRVEREPASGRLTRLVQDGWTIEYRRYQDTEWGALPALIYLEYGDLQLRLVVDRWQVQS
- a CDS encoding tetratricopeptide repeat protein; this translates as MNRTVAVAAPLLALFLSACAQSPQKPAAESPAKPPPAAAIPTEPTPKPPALPDQELTNDILYRFLIGEVAGQRGRLDVATQAYLEMARKTQDPRIAQRATEVALFARAQDQALEAARIWVATDPDSVRAQQALTALLVNSNKLTEAKPLLEKLLREEKANVGPAFLQLSSLLSRSADRKAALQLVRELAQPYPNVAEAHIAVSQAALGADDLTLAAREAEEATKLRPDWELAALIRGQVLQRRSNAEALAYWKAYLKEYPQAKDVRLNYARLLVNDRNYEEARKEFEQLGRDFPQNADVTMAVALLAIELKDYAAAEQTLKRALTQNPKEGDSIRLYLGQVDEERKHYEDAKRWYQEVGRGDQYIPAQMRYAGVLAKEGDLTGARRYLQQLPVQNNQQRVQLIQAEAQLLRDQNQYQEAYDLLGRSLDKLPNYPDLLYDYAMAAEKVNRVDVLEANLKKLIVIKPDHAHAYNALGYTLADRNERLKEAEDYIDKALKIAPDDPFILDSKGWVLYRRGQPKEALVYLRRAFAERPDPEIAAHLGEVLWAQGQKDEAEKVWRQALQDNPDNEALQAAVKRFLP
- a CDS encoding ABC transporter ATP-binding protein — protein: MSDSAPAPTLDARALSRSFAGRTVVREVDLKVDRGEVVGFLGPNGAGKTTTMQMLTGNLSPGAGRISICGVDLLEAPVAAKRHVGYLPETPPLYRELSVSEYLQLAARLRRVPKGKITAAASSAAERCGLAAVGNRLIGALSKGYRQRVGIAQAIVHDPDLIILDEPTVGLDPNQIREIRALIRELGRGRGVILSTHILPEVETVCDRVQIMHAGSVVYSGTVQALRALRGGRALLVGLRQPPPLADLRALPGVAHVELTGADLFRIEPAAEADPGEEIVRQAVARGWRLFQIAPAQASLEDIFAHLTQREDAATAEAST
- a CDS encoding ABC transporter permease subunit; the protein is MILTVAAKEWRALFVSPLAWVVLAFFQLVLAWIFLSRLDAFLSIQSQLVALANPPGATELIISPVFGVASIVLVMAVPLLSMRLVAEERRNHTMTLLLSAPISMTDIVLGKFLGIFAFLLLPILLIGAMGASLAWGGRLDWGLVASNLIGLALVAAGLAAIGLFASCLTAHPVVAAVAALAISLALWMANLGTSDPASPLHLVSLLKHFEPFSKGVIDTASLAYFALLTGLFLLLAIRRLDADRLRG